The genome window TTGAATTCGGTAGAGCTGGAGGGGAAGGGGACGTCGTTCCGAGTATATGGGGAGAAGGGGCCGAAGGCGTGCCGGTTTTCTCCCCGGCTGGAGCGTTTGAGAGACAGGCGGACGCCAGAACTATGAGGAGCGAGAGGAACATCACGCCGACAGACCGCATAGGTATTAACCGGACGGAAGGCCTTTTAACCGTTGCCCGCTATTCCCTTCCATGATAATCATCATGGCCGGCGGGCGGTCGAGCAGAATGGGCCGGGAGAAGCCCGTCCTGAAGGTCGGGGGCAGGCCGATGCTCCTGCGCGTTTACGGGGAGGCGGAAAAAGTCGGGGAAGTGCTCGTTGCCGTCTCCAGAAACGCGCCGAAGACGAGGGAGCTCTGTCTCCGCGAGGGGATTCCCATCGTTGAAACGCCGGGCAGGGGCTACGTGGAGGACACCCTTTTCCTCCTCCGCGAGTTCGGGCCCTTCCTAAGCGTCTCCGCTGATTTGCCCTTCCTGAAGGCGAGCGATGTGATGGCCATAGGGGAGGCCTTCGACGGGAGGACGAGTTTAACGGGCGTTCTCCCACTTGACAGGGTGCCAAAGGACCTGCACCCCCTCACCTACAGGGGCTACGCGGTAATCGGCCTCAACGCCGTTGGAACCGAGGGAGAAAAGTTCTTCGAGCTGAGCAACCCGCTATTGGCTCTCAACGTGAACACTCCGGGGGAGTTAAAGCTCGCCGAAGGGATAGCGGGACTGTGGAAAAACCATTTAAGGCCTTCCGCGAACTCCAGGGAGGTGGTTGAATGGAAGGCTCAGGGTCGTCCATCGGCGGTTTTTTGATGTTCATGGCCCTCGCGATAATCGGCGTGATAATCATACTGGGCCTTCTCCTCTTCGCGGCCGCGTTCCTGGTGGTTCTGGTCCCGCTGATAGTAATCCTGCTCGTTGTCGGAGCGGCCAAGGGGTGGTGGAAGAAGAGACACCCTCCCAAGGAGCTTGAGAGCCCCGAGGATTATTGGAGGTGATGTTGTGGTAGAAATAGCCCGCCTGAGCACGTCCTCGATTAAAAAGGTCTTTTCTCGTGAGGAGGAGTTCAGCGACTGGCTGGTTGAGAACATTGAGATTCTCGAGGAGAAAATAGGTGTGGAACTTGAGGACATCGAGAGAGAATACCAGATTGGAAACTATTTCGCGGACATAATAGCCAGGGACACCAACAACGGGGCAATGGTTATCATTGAAAACCAGTTTGGAAAAACGGACCACGATCACCTTGGCAAAATCCTCACATATGCCTCGGGGGTAGATGCAAAGGTTATAGTATGGATAGCCGAGAAATTCTCAGACGAACACAAGCAGGCGCTGAACTGGCTGAACGAGAACACCGGCCAGGATATTGGGTTCTTTGGGCTGGAAGTAAAAGCGGTAAAGATTGGGGATTCCCCGTATGCGGTTGATTTTGATGTCGTTATAATGCCGAATCAATGGAGGAAAATCAGCAGGAGCGCAGTTGATAGACTTGGACCAAGACAGGAAAGTTATCTAGACATCTGGAGGAGGGTTTTGGAGGTTTACGGCAAGAATCTCAGACCCCAGCCCAGGTTCAGACAGGTATTTGGCAGTGGAGTTTCCAACGTTCAGTATGAATGGCGCATATGGGAGGATAAGTTTGCGATTGGGATCTACATCGGAAAGCCCTCCTCCGAAGAAAACGAGCGGATACAGAGATGCCTCAAGGAGCACGTCGCTGAAATCTCGCGGGCGATGAACGTATCTCCCGACAACATTCAGTGGGAAGAACCTTATGGGACCACTCGGGGCTCAAAGAGAATGAGCATCTATTATCCCCTCGAAAGGTCTCCCTTTGAAATGACAGAGAAAGAGAGGGAAGCACTCGCCAGGAGACTTGCTTCAGAGATGAAGAAGCTTGAGAAAGCCACTAAGAAGATACTCCAGAGGTGTCACTAAACCCCCAGCTCCTCCAAGATCCTCTCCACGTCGAGGTGTCTCTCAACGACCCTTGCGAACCTCTCTATCTCCTCCTCTATGCTCCAGCCTTCGATGGAAACCGGTTCGAGACCCCTCTTCGCCCGGAGGGAGTTGAGGAACCGCTCGGTGAAGGTGAAGTTGTGGAAGATGCCGTGCAGGTAGGTGCCGAAGGCCCTCTTGCCAATCGCCCCCTCAGGCTCAAAGGTTTTCACCCCGTTTACTGCCGTTATCACCGAGAAAGGCTTCGCAGAGGTGCTCCTGCCGAAGCGTATCTCGTAGCCCTCAACCGCCATTCCCTTAGCCGGCCCCCATAGAACTTCTGCTCTCAGGTGGTTCGTCCTCTTGACCTTCCCGAAGAAGGTCTTGGCCGGCAGAAGGCCGATGCCCCTGACCGTTCCGCGCTTCGATTCGACGGTGTCTGTTATCTTCTCGCCCAGCATCTGGAAGCCGCCGCAGATTCCGACGACGAAAGAGCCTTCCCTGTGGGCCTCCAGTATGGCATCTTCAAAGCCATTTTCACGAAGCCAGAGCAGATCCTCGACAGTGTTCTTGCTCCCGGGGATTATGATGACGTCGCCCTTGATCTCCTCCGCCCTGGTGACGTAATCAACGCCGTTGGCCCAGTGGAGGGGCTCAAAATCTGTAAAGTTGCTTATGTGGGGGAGCTTTACTATCTGAATGTGGAGCTCGCCCTTCACCTTCGGGAACTCCGCCAGGGAGTCCTCTTCCGGTAGGCGGTGCTCGACGTAGGGGATAACGCCGAGGGTAGGCTTCCCGTAGCGCCTCTCCAGGTACTCAAAGCCAGGCCGGAGGAGGGAAGCGTCCCCGCGGAACTTGTTGAAGACGAAGCCGATTACCGCTTCCCTCTCGCGTTCATTCAAAAGCTCCATCGTGCCCACTATGCTGGCGAAGCTCCCGCCCCGGTCTATGTCAGTAACGAGGATCCCTTTGGCCTTTGCGTGGAGCATGACGCGGGTGTTCGCTATGTCGTAGTCCCTCAGGTTAATCTCGACCGGACTGCCTGCGCCCTCGATTATCACCAGGTCGTGCTCCTCCTTGAGCCCGTCGAGAACTTCCATCACCTTCCTGAAGAGCTCCTCCTTCCGGGAGAGCATGTAATCTCTGGCCGAAACGCTACCTATTGGCTTCCCCATGAAGACGACCTGGCTCCTCATGTTGCCTTCAGGCTTGAGCAGAATCGGGTTGAACTTCACCGACGGCCTCTTCCGGCAGGCTATCGCCTGTAAATACTGCGCACGGCTTATCTCGCCGCCCTCTATGCTCGGTGCGGAGTTCAGGCTCATGTTCTGGCTCTTGAAGGGGACGACGTCGTAACCGAGGTTCGAGAAAATCCGGCATAGTGCGGTAACGAGGAGCGACTTGCCGGCTCCGGACGAGGTTCCAAGCACCATCAGGGCCTTTCCCATTCTCCCACCGTTCACAGTTGGCCGAAGGGCATATAAACCCTTGGATAAAAACTCCAGCGGTGGTTGGAATGGAGAGCCTCTTCCTTCTCGTCTTGGGGAACACAGAGATAAGCACCGTACCCGGAATAAGCGTCGCCGGGGCAACCCCTGAGCTGACGAAGCTCACACCGGTGGCCGATGCGGAATACCTCTTCCACGAGAAGCCCCTGACCATAGACGTGATTCCCGTAACGCCCGAAGGGCATCCGACGCCTGCGATAATAACCAAGGCCGCGAGGGAGCTCGCGAACTTCCCCGTTCTGGTCGTGAGGGGCGGAACTTATCTCGCTCCCCTCGTCCCGCACGTGCACGTCAGCGACGCCATTGGGAGAGACTTCAGAAATGGGCCGGCTTTACCCGAGTTCGGGGAGATAATAAAG of Thermococcus sp. JdF3 contains these proteins:
- a CDS encoding NTP transferase domain-containing protein encodes the protein MIIIMAGGRSSRMGREKPVLKVGGRPMLLRVYGEAEKVGEVLVAVSRNAPKTRELCLREGIPIVETPGRGYVEDTLFLLREFGPFLSVSADLPFLKASDVMAIGEAFDGRTSLTGVLPLDRVPKDLHPLTYRGYAVIGLNAVGTEGEKFFELSNPLLALNVNTPGELKLAEGIAGLWKNHLRPSANSREVVEWKAQGRPSAVF
- a CDS encoding DUF4268 domain-containing protein, which translates into the protein MVEIARLSTSSIKKVFSREEEFSDWLVENIEILEEKIGVELEDIEREYQIGNYFADIIARDTNNGAMVIIENQFGKTDHDHLGKILTYASGVDAKVIVWIAEKFSDEHKQALNWLNENTGQDIGFFGLEVKAVKIGDSPYAVDFDVVIMPNQWRKISRSAVDRLGPRQESYLDIWRRVLEVYGKNLRPQPRFRQVFGSGVSNVQYEWRIWEDKFAIGIYIGKPSSEENERIQRCLKEHVAEISRAMNVSPDNIQWEEPYGTTRGSKRMSIYYPLERSPFEMTEKEREALARRLASEMKKLEKATKKILQRCH
- a CDS encoding nicotinate-nucleotide--dimethylbenzimidazole phosphoribosyltransferase is translated as MESLFLLVLGNTEISTVPGISVAGATPELTKLTPVADAEYLFHEKPLTIDVIPVTPEGHPTPAIITKAARELANFPVLVVRGGTYLAPLVPHVHVSDAIGRDFRNGPALPEFGEIIKRARLFGEELNKLPIKELVIGESTPGGTTTAQAVLWALGYDAKTSSASPNNPQGLKERVIGEAFERAGIGKGQLKDNPLEALRQFGDPMMATVVGISLGFRKSVVLA
- a CDS encoding cobyric acid synthase; the encoded protein is MGKALMVLGTSSGAGKSLLVTALCRIFSNLGYDVVPFKSQNMSLNSAPSIEGGEISRAQYLQAIACRKRPSVKFNPILLKPEGNMRSQVVFMGKPIGSVSARDYMLSRKEELFRKVMEVLDGLKEEHDLVIIEGAGSPVEINLRDYDIANTRVMLHAKAKGILVTDIDRGGSFASIVGTMELLNEREREAVIGFVFNKFRGDASLLRPGFEYLERRYGKPTLGVIPYVEHRLPEEDSLAEFPKVKGELHIQIVKLPHISNFTDFEPLHWANGVDYVTRAEEIKGDVIIIPGSKNTVEDLLWLRENGFEDAILEAHREGSFVVGICGGFQMLGEKITDTVESKRGTVRGIGLLPAKTFFGKVKRTNHLRAEVLWGPAKGMAVEGYEIRFGRSTSAKPFSVITAVNGVKTFEPEGAIGKRAFGTYLHGIFHNFTFTERFLNSLRAKRGLEPVSIEGWSIEEEIERFARVVERHLDVERILEELGV